A segment of the Dunckerocampus dactyliophorus isolate RoL2022-P2 chromosome 19, RoL_Ddac_1.1, whole genome shotgun sequence genome:
ctaTCATGTAACTGTTACAATTTGCTTGAATTAATAAAACTCTAATGAACCATCAACACGTGGACCCTATTTGCCCACCAGAGGGGAAATATAGCTAATTTACTGAATGTATGCAGGCTTAATAGGAACTAAGTTGGGCATTTTGTACTAACGTATCTTAAAAAAGGTGGCGCTTGTTTGAGCAAAACAACGCCTGTTTGATGACAAATTGAAATCATTCATGAAGCTGCCATAACAACATACGTCACACGTGATCATACGCACCATACGTCACTCTACCCTGATGCTGGCAATCGCCTTAAGTATCATAAGCCCCTCTTTCCAAAGATCACTTCCAGCAATGCTGTATGTCGTTTTCTTACAccagaaaaatctgcagtcattttacaaaaagtcaaaatattaagagaaaaaagccgtaattttatgagaataatgtaatattatgaggaaaaataattttagaacCACAAAggggaaatattaaagaaaaaaaaacttatttttcaaagttgtaatattatgagaaagtaaTTTTTGGATAATTAGGTTGCGGGGatacgggaataaagtgaaaatattatgggaataaattcataatattgtgaggcgCAAATATACAaagttatttaagaagaaaatgtaaatatttggaaaattaaaaaaaaaactgcaaaaacgggggggaaaaatgtcaaatttcatactaataataagttttttcacttatataataaagctgagatgcagcttttcttgaaatatatgtaacttcttagcatagctacgtgcggtgctttccaaaatatcaaagtggtaaagttgcatcctttcatttttcgctgGAAAAGGggtgtttggacacccctgctttgcaCCGTTGTCGTCGTCAGTTTGAGCCTGCCCACATGCTTCTCTCCGACGAAAGCAGAGACGGTGCAGTCATTCCAAAGTAGCTGTGAATAATCATTATGAAAAATGACCAGGATTATGGAATATTCCACCTGCCTCCTACACTCAGTACAGTAATTCAAAAACCAGAGCTGCTCTGCTGCTGATAGTCAAAGTAGGTAGTCTTCTTGGCTATTATCAACACAGCAGCAGAGTGCTGCCTGGGACATCTGAAATTGTTTCCTGCGAGTAAAAAAGCAGGTCATCCGCACTCTTGCATGTGCTTTAACACATTTTAATTACAAGTGACTGAGGGGcgtcgcaagattaaaacattacGAGATTTCTCGTCCAGAACAAAAACTGTcttgccataaataaataaatgaatcccACAATAAGTGAACGTGACCTTGATCATTTTCCATAtatgccatgtgcatgcgtgtctgttttcctcatctctcgcctcaaAACATGCAGGAAGATTGTTCACTCTGCATTGATTCAGCAccttcatagaacaacagcaaccAGAGTGACAGCGCTCGTCagtgatgcagtctctttgtctctgtggggtaGGCGGGGTCGCTAGCATACACatagcaaaagagtggagccttgtgaggagcaatgcaagggaAGGTAGTcgaaattaggaggaaaaaagatgcttgcaaagccaaatgccacacccCCCAGGTGGGAACATTAATGAGCAAGATGATCCCATCAACACAAGCGAGGCAGTATGctgattttatttaaaaggggtagcaataaaacaaacttgcccacctcaaacaagTCTACCCGCCCCAGTTTTCCTaaaaaaactacacacagagatgacagtcaacactcactgagacgtttggtcagcaaagaaaatacaaacggagcagcgcaaaatggtgttcgcccacagaaagtcatcgcaaaagaaacagttgaaaagccagcatttcaagaaatgctgcaaacatttgacagacagtaccaattgcctgtgagaaaatacatgacaCAAATGCCAATTCCACACCTTTACAACTGTGAAAGATGACatgttaaaggaaatattgcattattatgatatattacacatttattattactattatattcTCCCACTCACCCACCCACTCTcactattttatatttaaactaTATAAAACTACCAATAAAGACAATTAccaaaacaataatataataatattagtaataataataaatattatatcaTTGGATATACTGTGCTATTACTACGAATGCATATACctgttttgttaatttttgctaactatatttaaataataaagtataaTAACTTCTATGTGATTTTGAAATGATTactatgtttattattacttCAGGAAGTATAAatagcaactttttttctaatgCTGTTAATTCTTATCcccccaaaacaaaaaagataaaaatgcaGGTTTCAATGGAAAcgtaataaacaataatatataataatcaagTGAGTTTGATACTGTATACTTGGGTGAGGAATTACCTAAATATCTGCTACTCTAGCCAGTACAGAGACAAGTGATTCAGTAAGGTGTCATTTACTGTTTAAGGCTCTGCATTAGTGATGGATCAATGGAAAGTATGCTTTATGGAACAAGTGTTTGGATCCAACAGCCTCTAAATGTTGCTCTTGGCAGGGTTTCTGCAGTATTTGAATGCATCCTAGGGTGGGTATATTTCCTGTGATGTTAGGTGCAATTCCTCGCGGTCTTTTTTTACTTAGCTTTGGATGTGTTGCTCTTCTTCCTCGAGAGAGTTCGTTGGACCTGGCGGGCCCGTGCGCCAAATCCCAGAGTCTGCAGGGACTCGGTGATGTAGCGGTGTGTCGGGGACACGCACAGCATCACCAGCAGCTTTGCGTCGCCACCTGGTGGAGAAATCGAAGGTTGGTCCAAACCAGAATGCATTTTGATTTATGTGGTTATGCGTCACCTATGGTGTCCTGGAGCAGGTGTGTGAGCTTGCTGTTCCTGTAGGGGATGTGAGGCCTCTGCTCGGCCAGTGCGCCAAGGACGTCCGACAGGGCCGAGAGACTGCGGTTGATGCAGGACACCTCCCACAGGGCTGCGCCTGAAACGCCAGTCATATCTGACGCAAACACACCGTAAGTGTGTGTTCAAGTGGACGTAAGATGTGAATTTCAACCTGCTCACCAACACACTCACTCCCTGCAAGGTCCACAAGCTGCAGCTTGGTCCTGAACGGGGCCCCGGAGGTGCTCAATCTCGGGGAGGGGCAAGGAGACTGCGAAGGGGAGGGGCAACGGGAAGAGGCGGGGCTTCCCAGGCTATCATCCGGGGAGTGTCGCGTGGCGGGGTTGTTGCGGCGACAACGCGGGCTCCACCACTGCCTCTGGGTGGAGTGTTGCGTGTTCTTCTTGGTGCTCTGCAGCCTGCGCGCTAAAGGAGGAGGAACACACCGATGAACCTCTTTTTTGAaatctcaaaaacaaaaaacccagcaaaaatgggaaaaatagagcaaagagcaaagttgatactaataataggctttttcacctccggtgtatcacaaagctgacatgcagtttgTTCTGGAAATACACAGGATGTCacttctgagcatatctacaggtacatgtgttgctttactaaacatcaaagtggcatcctttcatatttcactatgtggcccttgctggaaaacgtGTGGACACCTCAAGTAGAGGCTTCTCACCCAGGGCACGAGCGTTGGGACTCTTCGAGGAAATAGTGAGCGTGACAATGAGGTGGGAGCGTGAGGAGTCGGCGTGCACGTGAGTGGGACAGTGAGCTCTGAGCCTCAGCACTCTGCTCATGATCTGCGTCACTTCACAGGTGTCACTCACAGGCCTGCAGGGGGAAGAACACTATCAGGATGCTTCTTAAGTGAGGTAAATGGGTCGGTAGCTACCGTTTTATTctgtcttctcaagggacaataggATAGAAAGtaaatttatatacagtatataggtcATTCAGATATTTAgataataatggctgtgtgttgactcattttcagtggatagtaaatcgattcggctgtacaagctgtacactgactactctaaagtatatacaaatgtattttctatagtattgtcccttgagaagttATTGGAAAATTATTGTTGAAATTTGAGGTGTGTACTGTAATCCCTAGTCCTTctaaattgtttttaacattaaataacacccctatagtcacctttccactcatagtacctaatatagtagacataataagagaaaataagacatataagacataatattgaCTCACATGTCAGCATTGGTTTGAGAGAGTGTTCTCCTCCTGCtccgtgtgaaagtggtaagttttggcttCTTAGTTTGCCTTTTTCCCCACTCCATGAGAACCCCTTTCTtaagttttaaataaaaaaattggaggctaagtagttagcgTGCTATGCAGACGTGGCCATCTCGTGTGTCCCTGCAgggatcctgtagcctgcgcattagcaatgtggtgtaaaccaaaaataacaggagaataataggagtgtaaaggtgaatatagggatgctatttcatgtatacatggctctaataatggtaaaaaaaaatgtatttaggaagccataaacatgttttctatgccttaactacaaaaataccttccgtttattaacattgaatcttactttgcagaaattcacttaccgtggtcaggtctggaaccaattaaccacaataaacgagggacgactgtaaagtacttcttgcagtggctattgtcataacattactgacacctagtgaaaagtgtagagtactacacatcataacgtcttctgaatgccttatatttctattttagttcatttatccatcattatgtttgaaaatgcttaagttagacaaaaaaatgcataaaatatgCTTAAGTATGCATCTTTTTggaataataataggccgtagttgaccacgaaacagcaatgatttattaattcatgtattttgaaataccgtgatagagcgaagctgtgatatttgaagcacaaagtggcgagggattactgtactcacgTATGTACTATATGTTGGCGATGCAGTATGTATGTGAGGAAGTAGAAAGAGCTGCGTTCATACTCCTGTGTGAGGGAGGTGATCTGGCTGGAACCGGACGACGCAGCAATGCTCCCCCGGCGATGGAACGCGCTGGCGCTCGCTGGCTCGTCTCCGGCCAGCAGGTCAAACACGTCGTTGTTGTACACCTCCATCACCGACACCTCCACCGTGTGGCTGGCTGGAGGCTTCTCTGCGATCAGCCTGCCTCGTGCACATTTATTGCTAACTTTCAGCCAAACAAAAAATGTGGCGGAAATACAACGGACGGGTATCTCACCGAAATAACTCAGTGGCGGCCTTTAGGATGACACCTTGCTGCAGCCCTGAGTGGTCGTCCAAGGCGGGGGATCCCATCATAGTGTGAGTCttcccacttcctgtctgcccgtaCGCCATGATGCATACGTTGTAGCTGCAAGcatacatgaatgaatgaatgaatgaatgaatgaatgaatgaaagtagTCTAAGTCACTTTGTGTTGTTTAACACTCACCCATCCAGCAGAGACGTAAGGAGAGGCTTCACCTCCTCGAATACAGTTTCCTGGGAATCTTCTGGCCCGTGCACCCTGGAGGAAGTACAACACAGTGAGTAAAACATGCAAAGGAATAGTTAATACGTCTTGTTGTACCTCTCAAACTCAAACATCTTGCTTTGTGCTGGGACTCCTGCCTTCATGCAGTTCACTATCACTGTGTCCTGAAACGCATTACGAGGACATATGTGAGGACGCAGAACGTACGAAGGTTTTAATGGAGATGAAACTCACATCACTGATCGCATGCACAATTTGCTCCGAGGACACCGGCCTGTGAAAgatcatcattttaaaacacCTCAAATACGACACATTGTATTGGCGTGCGGTGTCAAGACACACCCTGATCCAAGAGGAGAGGCTTGGACGTGATCGAAGGGTAGAAGAGGACGCACCCTGCAGTGGACACGGATGTTCCCTCGCAACTCCTGCAACAAAGACGTCAAATAGTTTCTTCTGTTGTCACCGAACACTCGACAGACGCAACGACAAGCCTCACCACCAGCGTGTTATGGAGGTCTTTCCTCCTCTGCCTCTCCGCCGTGCACTTCACCCGCTCCTCCTCCAGGGAGCGCTCCAGAGCTGTCAACTGGGCCTGGAAATCTGCAGAAAGAGAGCTGTCattcaaaaataaacaataaataataacaatactaaattaattaattcatcacaatacattttctcaaaaacatttttcaacctttttttccaaaattttgcTAGCCTGAATATATTGCCATATGCACGCGTGTCGGTTTTCCTCgtttctcgcctccaaacaggcaagaagagGGTTCACAATGTGcattggcgcgtttgttccatagaacaacggcatgaacggagtgagcccttttgtcagtcttacagtctttttgtctcagtgggtgcaGGCGGGGCCGTCACATTTATACACATTTTATCCTACTACTAATGTATTTGTATTGCTTTTGTAAAGCATTTTACTGGGGTATATCGTACATATTAATACAAGACAAGAGAGTGATATGTCGCCGCCCTGTTGTTGAGGTGTGAAGTTCAACTAGTCAATGAGTAGAAAAACATGTGTTTCTAAGGGTGCCCCACAAATTCACACACTTACTTTGACATTCATCTTCTCTGCATCCTTTCAGAGAAGCGCTGCACTGCAGTGTCTCCTGAAGCTGCTTGTTGTGCTCTTCTAGCTCAGAGGCGAAACTCACATAGATGGCAAAAACCTCACTGAGGCACTGCTTTAAAGCCTGACACCGGCGGCACAGAAGCGCCACATCACTGGAAGGAATGTAAGGACATCTTATGTATTCCTTGTGTCTATGTTATACCTGGACCTCAGAAATGAGTTTGGCGATGGCGAAGCGGGTgatcttcttctcctcttgttGCTCCTGTTGACGGTGGAGGGCCTTGGCGGCGTCCTCTTGCTCCCGACGCACTTTCCACAAAGACTGAAACAAGATAAGGAAGATAGTTACGCTGCATTTGAGCTTGACCTTATTATTGGAACCTGATTGTTTGGTACCAACGTCTATGTTACATCTACAGTATTATAAACAATTGGAAGATGCCTGGTGTAAGACATTGTGGGTATCCAGGTCCGTGCATTTCTAGTTACAAAAGTACAACGTACCAAACAAATGCTAGTctaagatcctctatgtgacaggagcgccTGGCTATTTTTAacaacctactgcaaaaataccagtcaaagatcctctaaatgacaagAGCGCTCTTCTGGTTCCAGGAAAGTGCTAAAAtgatgcttgtcaaagatcctctacataacaggagttttctgctgtttttcaggacctGCTGAAAGCGCCACTTTGCCGTTTTTTGGGTCCTGCTTTAAACacactaatcaaagatcctctacagaACACGTATCTGCTAGTTTTCAACTGAACGTGCAGGAAAGTCATACAAGAAGCTTAAATTCGGCCTGCGGGTTGCCAGTTGACTACCACTCCTCTTAAGTGGGAAATCTTCTTACCTCTGCAAGCCTTATATGAAGAATTGCATTCTCTGTCTCCAGTTCCAGTATTCGCTCCTCTTTACTCTAAAAATACAACGATTAATCTTAattatccttccatccatcgTTAGACAATAACGACACAAGCAAT
Coding sequences within it:
- the kif25 gene encoding kinesin-like protein KIF25 isoform X3 — encoded protein: MPLFVNRDQIFAHQVHLLEHKLRSKEERILELETENAILHIRLAESLWKVRREQEDAAKALHRQQEQQEEKKITRFAIAKLISEVQALKQCLSEVFAIYVSFASELEEHNKQLQETLQCSASLKGCREDECQNFQAQLTALERSLEEERVKCTAERQRRKDLHNTLVELRGNIRVHCRVRPLLPFDHVQASPLGSGPVSSEQIVHAISDDTVIVNCMKAGVPAQSKMFEFERVHGPEDSQETVFEEVKPLLTSLLDGYNVCIMAYGQTGSGKTHTMMGSPALDDHSGLQQGVILKAATELFRLIAEKPPASHTVEVSVMEVYNNDVFDLLAGDEPASASAFHRRGSIAASSGSSQITSLTQEPVSDTCEVTQIMSRVLRLRAHCPTHVHADSSRSHLIVTLTISSKSPNARALARRLQSTKKNTQHSTQRQWWSPRCRRNNPATRHSPDDSLGSPASSRCPSPSQSPCPSPRLSTSGAPFRTKLQLVDLAGSECVGAALWEVSCINRSLSALSDVLGALAEQRPHIPYRNSKLTHLLQDTIGGDAKLLVMLCVSPTHRYITESLQTLGFGARARQVQRTLSRKKSNTSKAK
- the kif25 gene encoding kinesin-like protein KIF25 isoform X2; its protein translation is MPLFVNRDQIFAHQVHLLEHKLRSKEERILELETENAILHIRLAESLWKVRREQEDAAKALHRQQEQQEEKKITRFAIAKLISEVQALKQCLSEVFAIYVSFASELEEHNKQLQETLQCSASLKGCREDECQNFQAQLTALERSLEEERVKCTAERQRRKDLHNTLVELRGNIRVHCRVRPLLPFDHVQASPLGSGPVSSEQIVHAISDDTVIVNCMKAGVPAQSKMFEFERVHGPEDSQETVFEEVKPLLTSLLDGYNVCIMAYGQTGSGKTHTMMGSPALDDHSGLQQGVILKAATELFRLIAEKPPASHTVEVSVMEVYNNDVFDLLAGDEPASASAFHRRGSIAASSGSSQITSLTQEPVSDTCEVTQIMSRVLRLRAHCPTHVHADSSRSHLIVTLTISSKSPNARALARRLQSTKKNTQHSTQRQWWSPRCRRNNPATRHSPDDSLGSPASSRCPSPSQSPCPSPRLSTSGAPFRTKLQLVDLAGNMTGVSGAALWEVSCINRSLSALSDVLGALAEQRPHIPYRNSKLTHLLQDTIGGDAKLLVMLCVSPTHRYITESLQTLGFGARARQVQRTLSRKKSNTSKAK
- the kif25 gene encoding kinesin-like protein KIF25 isoform X1 → MPLFVNRDQIFAHQVHLLEHKLRSKEERILELETENAILHIRLAESLWKVRREQEDAAKALHRQQEQQEEKKITRFAIAKLISEVQALKQCLSEVFAIYVSFASELEEHNKQLQETLQCSASLKGCREDECQNFQAQLTALERSLEEERVKCTAERQRRKDLHNTLVELRGNIRVHCRVRPLLPFDHVQASPLGSGPVSSEQIVHAISDDTVIVNCMKAGVPAQSKMFEFERVHGPEDSQETVFEEVKPLLTSLLDGYNVCIMAYGQTGSGKTHTMMGSPALDDHSGLQQGVILKAATELFRLIAEKPPASHTVEVSVMEVYNNDVFDLLAGDEPASASAFHRRGSIAASSGSSQITSLTQEPVSDTCEVTQIMSRVLRLRAHCPTHVHADSSRSHLIVTLTISSKSPNARALARRLQSTKKNTQHSTQRQWWSPRCRRNNPATRHSPDDSLGSPASSRCPSPSQSPCPSPRLSTSGAPFRTKLQLVDLAGSECVDMTGVSGAALWEVSCINRSLSALSDVLGALAEQRPHIPYRNSKLTHLLQDTIGGDAKLLVMLCVSPTHRYITESLQTLGFGARARQVQRTLSRKKSNTSKAK